A portion of the Heliangelus exortis chromosome 28, bHelExo1.hap1, whole genome shotgun sequence genome contains these proteins:
- the SMIM24 gene encoding small integral membrane protein 24: protein MVRCLQPFSLLVLLVLATTTQGQTVAGAKELQPWLLGLTAVVVFLFIVLVLLLANRLWRVRMGRKQDDLQESPGSSRLERIGHVNPGAENESDHEGDKEKGNSATSL, encoded by the exons ATGGTGAGATGCTTGCAGCCCTTCTCACTCCTGGTCCTCCTCGTCCTTGCCACGACCACCCAGGGACAGACCG TCGCTGGTgccaaggagctgcagccctggctccttGGCCTCACGGCCGTCGTGGTTTTCCTCTTCATCGTCTTGGTGCTCCTGTTGGCCAACCGGCTGTGGCGGGTCAGGATGGGCAG gaaGCAGGATGACCTCCAGGAGAGCCCCGGGAGCAGCAG GCTGGAGCGCATTGGCCACGTCAACCCGGGGGCTGAGAACGAGAGCGACCACGAGGGCGACAAAGAGAAGGGGAACAGTGCCACGTCCCTCTGA
- the SMIM44 gene encoding small integral membrane protein 44 — protein sequence MVLAGGTLLPSTGGEWGSRHLLQSPPEEDGVLYVDYKPPALDTIRLPRYVLYLLMAASLVLMVAYAIVGHLIKDLMHDFADWAFGPKLEEEEEVMMARGTMPKVEWLEEDSVLAERKPESEGTGTLPGVDIPQGLLTAPRTSISFADSHKKGFF from the exons ATGGTCCTAGCAGGAGGcactctgctccccagcactggCGGGGAGTGGGGGTCCCGGCACTTGCTGCAGTCTCCCCCCGAGGAAGATGGGGTTCTGTACGTGGACTACAAACCCCCTGCCCTGGACACCATCCGTCTGCCCCGTTATGTCCTGTACCTGCTGATGGCAGCCAGCCTGGTGCTGATGGTGGCTTACGCCATTGTGGGCCACCTCATCAAGGACCTGATGCATGACTTTGCAG ACTGGGCGTTTGGGCccaagctggaggaggaggaggaggtgatgaTGGCCAGGGGGACGATGCCGAAGGTGGAGTGGCTGGAGGAGGACTCAGTGCTGGCAGAGAGGAAACCAGAGAGTGAAGGCACTGGCACCCTGCCTGGCGTGGACATCCCGCAGGGGCTGCTCACCGCCCCCCgcacctccatctcctttgcTGACTCCCACAAGAAGGGGTTTTTCtag
- the DOHH gene encoding deoxyhypusine hydroxylase, translating to MVTEEEVAAIGRTLVDASQPLPARFRALFTLRNLGGRAAVDWISRAFGDGSALLKHELAYCLGQMGDEAAIPVLIRVLQDTSQEPMVRHEAGEALGAIGNPDVLDILKCYSEDPVVEVAETCQLAVRRLEWLQENKQELGTSPYLSVDPAPPAEESDVTELHRTLLDESRSLFDRYRAMFALRNLGSQDAVLALADGLGCGSALFRHEIGFVLGQMQQEVCVPQLTAVLCSPTESPMVRHECAEALGSIAHPSCLEVLRAFTQDEERVVRESCQVALDMYEYENSAQFQYADGLCKLQASA from the exons ATGGTgacagaggaggaggtggcggCCATCGGCCGCACTCTGGTGGACGcgtcccagcccctgcctgcccgGTTCCGGGCGCTTTTCACTCTGCGGAACCTGGGCGGGCGAGCGGCCGTGGACTGGATTAGCCGGGCCTTCGGGGACGGCTCCGCGCTGCTGAAGCATGAGCTGGCCTATTGCCTGGGCCAGATGGGTGATGAGGCGGCCATCCCTGTCCTCATCCGAGTGCTGCAGGACACCAGCCAGGAGCCCATGGTCAGGCACGAGGCGG GTGAAGCCCTGGGTGCTATTGGGAATCCTGATGTGCTGGATATCCTGAAGTGCTATTCAGAGGATCCTGTGGTTGAG GTGGCAGAGACTTGTCAGCTGGCAGTGAGGAGGCTGGAGTGGCTCCAGGAGAAcaagcaggagctgggcaccAGCCCCTACCTCTCCGTGGATCCTGCTCCACCTGCCGAGGAGTCAGACGTGACTGAGCTCCACAGAACCCTCCTGGATGAGTCCCGCTCTCTGTTTGACCGCTACAGGGCCATGTTTGCCCTGAGGAACCTGGGGAGCCAAGatgctgtgctggcactggCAGATG ggctgggctgcgGCAGTGCTCTCTTCCGCCATGAGATCGGGTTCGTGCTGGGTCAGATGCAGCAGGAGGTCTGTGTCCCGCAGCTGACGGCTGTGCTGTGCAGCCCCACTGAGAGCCCCATGGTGCGACATGAGTGCGCCGAGGCCCTGGGCTCCATTGCCCACCCCTCCTGCCTGGAGGTCCTGCGTGCCTTCACCCAGGATGAGGAGCGGGTGGTGCGGGAGAGCTGCCAGGTGGCTCTGGACATGTATGAGTATGAGAACAGTGCTCAGTTTCAGTATGCTGATGGGCTCTGCAAGCTGCAGGCCTCTGCCTGA